A region of Deinococcus rubellus DNA encodes the following proteins:
- a CDS encoding YhgE/Pip domain-containing protein yields MTDQAPNPVRRSPLHRLGQDFRVLTPSERRLWRAPIMWAAALAILLVPVIYVSVYLASVWDPYGNLNKLPAALVNADAGTTFQGQRYDLGARLVKTLHDDPPVKFVDYPSEAAAQAAVRRGEVYFALSIPTDFSRKAIAGSSAEHGLLRLYSAEGTSYFASRVSASVTDKVAATLNASLGDTRWNKMQKALVKVEQGFGDIRSATGQLRTGADQLVDGSKKLSSGASRLAGSAAQAAQGGQQLAQGAGDLSGGVGRLTGGVARLSSGIGQLSAAAPGQAQLKPLQGGASALQQGSRQLAGGLTQLSAGADRLAASSGQLTSGARQLSMGAGQLAAGLPELSAGAGQLQQGAASLSSGAGQLSGGLKQLGGGAQQLASSSKTLAAGAAQVNGGAQQLAKGLPTLTGGLNQLQSGAGTLAQGAEQLSQSAAALKAGVLDAPTPSPLSSGLVQLEGGAAQLQGGSSDLAAKIGTAASAAQKLSVGAGTLAVGTAKLNAGSQQLQQGAATLAQKTAQAQAGAATLATGAATLAARSGDLKIGTQRLSAGATTLATGAATLATGSQQLQQGAATLAQKTGEARSGAQKLATGAASLGGGLETLVAGNLKLKSALGSIEKQLPAQPTLDKLSSGASTLAQKSGDLASGLGQLGSGAQALAAGASDVSGGSIKLQSGLAKLYARIPTSVQQLGGDPQGLSASVLVVSQTTAKVANNGTAFAPYFITLSLWVGCTLTTFIFPFLLIPESGRRSGQAARVLRKFAVPGAYVVAQSLVVVLGIHLLGIEFLHPALVIVTAVASSLTFMLLVLALNLLLGAAGRLLALILLVVQLAASGGTYPVELSSPFFQALHAVVPVTDAINAMRYALFGSYAGQYGLFMLRLGAVALVSLIVALLSRRRWLYVPDERFRSPLLSDVG; encoded by the coding sequence ATGACTGATCAAGCGCCCAACCCTGTCCGCCGTTCGCCACTCCACCGTCTGGGGCAGGATTTCCGCGTCCTCACGCCCAGCGAACGCCGCCTGTGGCGCGCGCCGATCATGTGGGCGGCGGCCCTGGCCATCTTGCTGGTTCCGGTAATTTATGTCTCGGTGTATCTGGCGAGCGTCTGGGACCCCTACGGCAACCTGAACAAGCTGCCCGCCGCGCTGGTCAACGCCGACGCGGGCACCACCTTTCAGGGCCAGCGCTACGACCTTGGCGCGCGGCTCGTCAAGACCTTACACGACGATCCGCCGGTCAAGTTCGTGGACTATCCCAGCGAGGCGGCGGCCCAGGCAGCGGTGCGCCGGGGAGAGGTGTACTTCGCGCTGAGCATTCCCACCGACTTCAGCCGTAAGGCCATCGCCGGGAGCAGCGCTGAGCACGGGCTGCTGCGGCTCTACAGTGCCGAGGGCACCAGTTACTTTGCCAGCCGGGTGAGCGCTTCGGTGACCGATAAGGTGGCTGCCACGCTCAATGCCAGCCTTGGAGATACCCGCTGGAACAAGATGCAGAAAGCGCTGGTGAAGGTGGAGCAGGGCTTTGGGGATATTCGTAGCGCGACCGGGCAGCTCAGGACCGGCGCGGATCAACTGGTGGACGGCAGCAAGAAACTGAGCAGCGGGGCCAGCCGACTGGCCGGAAGCGCAGCCCAGGCGGCCCAGGGCGGTCAGCAACTGGCCCAGGGCGCGGGCGATCTGTCGGGCGGGGTGGGTCGGTTGACCGGCGGCGTGGCCCGGCTCTCCAGCGGGATCGGGCAGCTCAGCGCTGCCGCCCCCGGTCAGGCACAGCTCAAGCCGCTGCAAGGAGGAGCCTCCGCGCTCCAGCAGGGCAGCCGTCAACTGGCGGGCGGGCTGACCCAGCTCAGCGCGGGTGCGGACAGGCTGGCGGCCAGCAGCGGCCAGCTCACCAGCGGGGCCAGGCAGCTCAGCATGGGAGCCGGACAACTGGCGGCGGGCCTGCCCGAACTCAGTGCCGGCGCGGGCCAGCTCCAGCAGGGCGCGGCGTCCCTCTCCAGCGGGGCCGGGCAGCTCTCGGGCGGACTGAAGCAGCTCGGCGGCGGGGCGCAGCAACTGGCGTCCAGCAGCAAGACGCTAGCGGCGGGAGCTGCGCAGGTCAATGGCGGCGCTCAGCAACTGGCGAAGGGGTTACCAACCCTGACCGGTGGCCTGAACCAGCTCCAGAGCGGCGCGGGCACGCTGGCCCAGGGAGCAGAGCAGCTCAGTCAGTCTGCCGCCGCACTGAAGGCAGGCGTGCTTGACGCGCCGACCCCCTCGCCGCTCAGCAGCGGCCTGGTGCAGCTTGAAGGTGGGGCCGCCCAGCTCCAGGGTGGCAGCAGCGACCTGGCCGCCAAGATCGGCACGGCGGCAAGCGCGGCCCAGAAACTCAGCGTCGGGGCCGGGACGCTGGCGGTGGGCACGGCGAAGTTGAACGCGGGAAGCCAGCAGCTCCAGCAGGGTGCGGCGACCTTGGCCCAGAAAACGGCCCAGGCGCAGGCCGGGGCTGCAACCCTGGCGACGGGAGCAGCGACGTTGGCTGCCAGGAGCGGCGACCTGAAAATCGGCACGCAGCGGCTCAGCGCCGGGGCCACCACCCTGGCGACTGGCGCGGCCACACTCGCAACGGGAAGCCAGCAGCTCCAGCAGGGCGCGGCCACCCTGGCCCAGAAGACCGGCGAGGCCCGCAGCGGCGCGCAGAAGCTGGCAACGGGCGCGGCCTCGCTCGGCGGTGGGCTGGAGACGCTGGTGGCGGGCAACCTCAAGCTCAAATCAGCGCTGGGCAGCATCGAGAAGCAGCTTCCGGCCCAGCCCACCCTGGATAAACTCAGCAGCGGGGCCAGTACCCTGGCGCAGAAGAGCGGCGACCTCGCCAGCGGCCTGGGGCAGCTCGGCAGTGGGGCGCAGGCTCTGGCAGCGGGGGCCAGCGATGTCAGCGGCGGCAGTATCAAGTTGCAAAGCGGCCTTGCCAAGCTGTACGCCAGGATTCCCACCAGCGTGCAGCAGCTCGGCGGCGATCCGCAGGGACTGTCGGCCAGCGTGCTGGTGGTGTCTCAGACGACGGCCAAGGTCGCCAACAACGGCACCGCCTTCGCGCCGTACTTCATCACGCTCAGTCTGTGGGTCGGCTGCACCCTGACCACCTTCATCTTCCCGTTCCTGCTGATTCCTGAGAGTGGCCGCCGCAGCGGGCAGGCGGCGCGGGTGCTTCGGAAGTTCGCGGTGCCGGGCGCTTACGTGGTGGCGCAGTCGCTGGTGGTGGTGCTGGGCATTCACCTGCTGGGCATCGAGTTTCTGCACCCGGCCCTGGTCATCGTCACGGCAGTGGCGTCCAGCCTGACGTTCATGCTGCTGGTGCTGGCGCTCAACCTGCTGCTGGGCGCGGCAGGGCGGTTGCTGGCCCTGATTCTGCTGGTGGTGCAACTGGCGGCCAGCGGCGGCACCTACCCGGTGGAACTGTCCTCGCCCTTCTTCCAGGCGCTGCACGCCGTCGTGCCGGTCACCGACGCCATCAACGCCATGCGCTACGCCCTGTTCGGCAGCTACGCCGGGCAGTACGGCCTGTTCATGCTGCGGCTGGGTGCGGTGGCGCTGGTCAGCCTGATCGTGGCGCTGCTCAGCCGTCGCCGCTGGCTCTACGTGCCCGATGAGCGCTTCCGCTCGCCGCTGCTCTCGGACGTGGGCTGA
- a CDS encoding TetR/AcrR family transcriptional regulator, which translates to MTGPALHKRLAAEDRRRQILEAAAELFVARGFEAVTMTDLAQMLHVSRPTMYTYFASPEAVLDVLLGERLQAFWTGLEEQLTRLLPPATSPLPPQLPPHLFSSLLTFLVGERATLSLLHCGGGPAFQHRRLAFLDELAARLATLRPDVRRSPYLLMLLTQLLGSVALRVTLLPPDQPDALAEALDAFVRGGSAMLLEGGATEG; encoded by the coding sequence ATGACCGGTCCCGCACTTCACAAGCGCCTGGCGGCAGAAGACCGGCGGAGACAGATTCTGGAAGCCGCCGCCGAGCTGTTCGTGGCGCGCGGCTTCGAGGCTGTCACCATGACTGACCTGGCCCAGATGCTGCACGTCTCGCGGCCCACCATGTACACCTATTTCGCCTCGCCCGAAGCGGTACTCGACGTGCTGCTGGGCGAGCGGCTCCAGGCGTTCTGGACCGGGCTGGAGGAGCAGCTCACGCGGCTGCTGCCCCCGGCGACCTCGCCACTGCCACCGCAGCTGCCGCCGCACCTGTTCTCGTCGCTGCTGACTTTTCTGGTGGGCGAGCGCGCGACCCTCTCGCTGCTGCACTGCGGCGGTGGCCCGGCCTTTCAGCACCGGAGGCTGGCCTTCCTCGACGAACTGGCCGCCCGGCTGGCAACGTTGCGGCCCGACGTGCGGCGCTCGCCCTACCTGCTGATGCTGCTCACCCAGCTACTGGGCAGCGTGGCGTTGCGGGTGACCCTGCTGCCGCCCGATCAGCCGGATGCACTGGCCGAGGCCCTCGACGCCTTCGTGCGCGGCGGCTCAGCCATGTTGCTGGAAGGTGGCGCGACGGAGGGGTGA
- a CDS encoding COG4705 family protein, which produces MSLGTLDQNAALKTMLCKVPEVTLFFWIIKILCTTIGETAADFLNTNLNLGLTGTTLIMGVLLAAVLAIQFRLRGYVPVVYWLAVMLISVVGTLITDNMTDNFGISLWVSSGIFSVALAATFAAWYASEKTLSIHSIFTFKRETFYWLAVLFTFALGTATGDLVAEKLALGYWPSALIFGGVIVLVALAHPALRLNAVLAFWIAYILTRPLGASIGDFLSQPKDAGGLALGTLTTSAIFLVLIGAVIVYLTSTHRDQIQAADSI; this is translated from the coding sequence ATGAGCTTAGGAACCCTGGATCAGAACGCCGCCCTCAAGACCATGCTCTGCAAGGTGCCGGAAGTCACCCTGTTTTTCTGGATCATCAAGATCTTGTGCACCACCATTGGCGAGACGGCAGCGGATTTCCTGAATACCAATCTGAATCTGGGTCTGACCGGTACCACTCTGATCATGGGCGTGCTGCTCGCGGCGGTCTTGGCGATTCAGTTCCGGTTGCGGGGTTACGTGCCGGTGGTCTACTGGCTGGCCGTGATGCTCATCAGCGTGGTGGGTACCCTGATCACTGACAACATGACCGACAATTTCGGCATCAGCCTGTGGGTCTCCAGCGGCATTTTCTCGGTGGCGCTGGCCGCAACGTTTGCTGCCTGGTACGCCAGCGAAAAGACGCTGTCTATCCACAGCATTTTTACTTTCAAGCGCGAGACCTTTTACTGGCTGGCGGTGCTGTTCACCTTTGCGCTGGGCACGGCCACGGGCGACCTGGTGGCTGAGAAGCTGGCGTTGGGGTACTGGCCTTCAGCCCTGATTTTTGGCGGCGTTATCGTGTTGGTGGCGCTGGCCCACCCAGCCTTGCGGTTGAACGCCGTGCTGGCCTTCTGGATCGCTTACATCCTGACCCGGCCTCTCGGTGCGTCCATTGGCGACTTTCTCTCTCAGCCCAAAGATGCGGGCGGCTTGGCCCTCGGCACCCTGACAACCAGCGCCATTTTCCTGGTTCTGATTGGAGCAGTGATCGTTTATCTTACCAGTACGCACCGGGACCAGATTCAGGCTGCCGACAGCATCTGA